In a single window of the Solea senegalensis isolate Sse05_10M linkage group LG1, IFAPA_SoseM_1, whole genome shotgun sequence genome:
- the LOC122777240 gene encoding transcription factor HES-1-B-like, which produces MPAGTLERTSPSAVAATPTNGKSAPDKPRNLAESRKSSKPIMEKRRRARINESLGQLKTLILDALKKDSSRHSKLEKADILEMTVKHLRNLQRHQMTAAVNTDLSVLAKYRAGFGECVGEVTRFLSTCEGVNTDVRTRLLSHLAACVTQINTVSFYGPHPGSLGQTTAQISATSATQMPCKSGSLAMHVSPEAMKLYRGFQVLPLADGQVTFLVPSAALVPLSAQNSHHASPVAPPVTSDSVWRPW; this is translated from the exons ATGCCAGCCGGTACTTTGGAAAGAACATCTCCATCCGCTGTGGCTGCCACTCCGACAAATGGCAAGTCCGCACCCGACAAACCCCGGAATCTGGCGGAGAGCAGAAAG tcctCCAAACCAATCATGGAAAAGCGAAGACGTGCGCGCATCAATGAGAGTCTGGGTCAGCTGAAGACCCTTATCCTGGACGCACTGAAGAAAGAC AGCTCCAGACACTCCAAACTGGAGAAGGCAGATATCCTGGAGATGACCGTGAAGCACCTGAGGAACCTGCAGAGACACCAGATGACCG CTGCCGTGAACACAGATCTGTCTGTCCTGGCTAAATACAGAGCCGGCTTCGGTGAGTGTGTTGGAGAGGTCACTCGATTTCTGTCCACCTGTGAGGGCGTGAACACAGACGTGAGGACTCGCCTGCTCAGCCACCTGGCTGCCTGCGTGACCCAGATCAACACGGTCAGCTTTTATGGACCTCACCCTGGCTCTCTTGGACAGACCACTGCACAGATTTCAGCCACTTCAGCCACACAGATGCCCTGCAAAAGTGGCTCATTAGCGATGCACGTCTCCCCGGAAGCGATGAAGCTTTACAGGGGATTCCAGGTTTTGCCGCTGGCTGATGGACAGGTCACTTTTCTTGTTCCCAGTGCGGCTCTTGTACCTCTGAGTGCTCAGAACAGCCACCATGCATCACCTGTTGCTCCTCCGGTCACCTCAGACTCTGTGTGGAGACCGTGGTAG